The following is a genomic window from Armatimonadota bacterium.
CTGCCGGCCTTATATTGGCTTTAGCTTTTGCGACCGAGCCGGCTATGAGACCGATCAGTTCATTTACGTATCCTTCTTCCATCTCCTGGAAGATGCCGAATGCCGCCGGGCCTGAGTGCGAGTGGGTTGCGGCTATGATAACCCTGTCGTGGAATATGCCTGTCTTCTGAGTGATCAGTTCTTTTGCTTTGTCTACTGACGGTGTGCCGATCACACATACATCCAGTGAGACTATCGCCATGCAGTCGTTAGCGTCTTTATCGTTTGAGATCACAACCGTATGCGCATATATAGGGTCATGGACGCCCTCGGATTTGTGGTCCCTTATCATCCCATCCAGCCACACGCTGTAGGCGGGGGTGATATCTGTCCTGTCGGTTCCGGCAAACATAGTTATTCTCCAATTACTCCGCGTTCGGTCTTTCTCTGTGCCAGCACTACTGTTCCCGAAAGCCTGCCCCTGTCGGCTCGATACCGGCTGACGATCCATGCACACGGCATGTCTTTATTGTCTTGAACAAGTTCGCCTGTGACCAGCACAGGGCAGTCCTGCGTGATCTGTAGGGTCTGCTGGTCATCAAAAGATGACTTTTCAGCCCATATCTCGTAATCTGTACGCATGAGTTGAAGCCCGGATGCTTCCTGCCAAAGATGCATAAACGTCGGCGAGGCAGCAATCTCGTTTGTTATAGCCGAGGCGAACGCGGGTGGGATAAAGACTTCATCAGTAGAAAGCGGGGCGTTGCCTTCGCAGTCCAACCGGACGAGATGCCGCAGCACCGAACCGGGCTGCACATGCAATCTTTCGGCTATGTCCGGTGCGGCAGGAATCATTTCATCGGCCAGCAGAGTTCGCACAAGTCTGAGCCTGCCATGAGCAACGTCAGTTGTAAAGCTGGACATACCGATCACTACGCTGCTGTCTGCAGGTTCACGCACTATATTGCCGACGCCCTGCCGTGGCTCGACCAAACCATCAAGCGCAAGTTCATGGATGGCCCGGCGTACTGTGATAGTACTGACCCCAAACTCTTCTTTGAGCCTGGGTTCCGACGGCAATGCGTCACCGGGCAGATAGTCTCCAGCTATTATTCGCCCCCGAAGAGCTTCATAGACCGCTTTATATAGGTGATTGTTCGTCATTTGCCCAATGGCCATGTAATGTGTTCCAACTCATAATAGTCATTATAATGAGTATTATAATCCATACAATAAGCTTTGTCAACGCGCCGCCTTGTATCCGAAACGCCAGGCACTGTATAATATGCATGGTATGATTGGTATAATTGAAAGGTTCTCAGCTATTTCCCGAGGAGCAAGGTAAATGTCTGAAGTCGAGTTAATCTGCAAAAAGGCTAAAGCCGCCGCGCCTGGACTGGCTTCACTTGGAGCCGCCGTAAAAGACAAGGCGCTGATGGCAATGGCCGACTCTTTCGAGGCTAACAAGGCCGCCATATTCGATGCAAACAAAAAGGATCTTACGGCAGCCGAAAAGTCCGGCATCAGCCCGGCCATGCTCAAACGTCTTGAGCTGACCGATAAGAAGATCTCTCAGATGGCTGACGGTGTCCGGCAAATAGCTGCTCTTCGCGACCCTGTGGGCGAGACCATCGACGGCTACCTGCGTCCGAACGGGATGGAGGTACGGCGAGTGCGCGTGCCTATCGGTGTGATCGGGATTATATATGAGTCCAGGCCAAATGTGACAGCAGACGCCGCAGCGATCTGCCTGAAGTCCGGCAATGCGGTGATACTCCGAGGCGGGTCCGAAGCGATCAATTCAAATCTCGCCATAGCCAAGCTCATAAGCGATGCGATAACTGCACTCGGTGTGCCTGACGGCGCAGTCCAGATTATTACAACCACCGACCGAGCGGCGGCGCGCGAGCTTATGACGATGAAACCGTACGTTGACTGCCTTATTCCTCGCGGCGGTAAGGGGCTTATCAAAACCGTGATAGAAAACTCGACCATCCCTGTGATCGAACACGGCGACGGCAACTGTCACGTATATGTGGACGGCGCGGCGGATATCAAAATGGCCGAAGAGATCGTCTTTAACGCCAAGGTCCAGAACCCCAGCGTGTGCAATGCAATGGAGACTCTGCTGGTGAGTGAACAAATCGCTTCTGAATTTCTTCCTGTAATATGTAAGCGTCTGGCCGATGCGGGCGTTGAAATAAGAGCTGATGAAAAGGCTCGCGCCATCGTGCCCGGGCTCAAAGAAGCGACCCAGGAGGACTGGGCAACCGAATATCTCGACCTGATAATCGCCATAAAGACCGTCTCGGGGATTGATGAAGCAATCGAACATATAGGCGAGTATGGCAGCAGGCATACTGAGGCGATTGTGACCCAAGACTACAGTGCGGCGCGGAAGTTTACAAACCAGGTCGACGCGGCGGCTGTGTTTGTCAATGTCTCTACACGCTTTACAGACGGCTATGAATTCGGCAAAGGAGCCGAGATGGGTATCAGTACTCAAAAGCTCCATGCGCGCGGGCCTATGGGCATTGAGGAGATGACGACGTATAAGTATATAGTGACGGGCAATGGCCAGCTCAGAGGATAAGCTGTTTCGGGAAAAGGGTTTCCCGAAACAACAAGAAGCAACCGCCAATCACCCGACACCCAACACCTGTCACCTGGGAGTGATGGGAGGGACGTTCGACCCGATCCATTATGGCCACCTGATCCTTGCTGAGCAGGCGCGGGAGAGATTCGGGCTGGACAAGGTGCTCTTTATAACAGCATCCGACCCGCCTCACAAGACGGGCAATGATATAGCTCCTGCGCTCGCGAGGCACCAAATGGCATGCCTTGCCGTAAAAGACAATGCGTATTTCGAGTGCTCGACCATAGAAATCGAGCGCGGCGGAACGTCTTATACAATAGATACGTTATTACAATTGAAGCAGCTCTATGGCGATGTCGACATCCGTCTATTGCTTGGAGCCGACGAGGCCGCAATGCTGATGAGCTGGCGCGACCCATACGGCATCCAGGAACTGGCGAAGATAGTCGTAGCGAACAGACCAGGTCAGGAAGTGCAAGACACATTAAAGCTCCTGCCGGATGATTTTGCGAGAAATATCGAGCCGCTGAAGATGCCCGGTGTGGACATATCCTCCACCGACCTGCGCGAGAGAGTGCGCTCAGGCAAGTCGATCAGATATCTGGTGCCCGAATCGGTGGAAAACTATATCATGAATAATGGTTTATACAGGGGGTAAGGATGCGAGGCACATCCTTTTGGGTAATTGCCCTGGTTGTTGTTGTTGGAGCCGCGTTAGGAGTTGCCGGGGGAAGTTTCCTGGCTGTAATACTTCCATCCATGCGAGCGACAGGAACCGGCTGGGAGTCGCTGCTGAATGGTCCTTTCGGCAATAAGCGTCAGGTCAGAATATTGATGATGGGTGAGGACGACACTTCAAAGCGCAATGCCAATGGCTACGGTCTGTCGGACACGCTTGTGGTAATGGCCATCGACACCAAGACCAAGGAAGTGCGGGCGGTCTCCATCCCTCGCGACACAATGGTCGAAATTCCAAATCATGGCACATGCAAAATCAACTCGGCTAATGTTCATGGCGGCCCTAAGCTGGCCATGCAGGTCGTTCAAAACCTTCTCGGCGTGCCTATCGACTATTACGTCATGACCAACACCACTGGCCTCAGAGGGCTGGTCGATTTGGTCGGCGGCGTATATATTGTCGTCGACAAAGACATGCACTACAACGACAATCATGGTGGTCTGCATATCAACCTTCATGCGAGCCCCGATAAGCAGCTTTTGAGCGGCAGAGAAGCTGAAGGTTACGTGCGATTCAGACATGACGCGACCGGCGACAGCGGCTACAAAATGAAAGACGGCAAGATGGTCGCTGCAGGCAGGATCGTGCGACAGCAGTATTTTATGCGCGCGCTTGCAAACCGGGTCTTGAGCATTTCGACCAAACGCGGGCGAGCGGACGTATTGCGCCAGGCTTATGAAAAGAAATATATAATGAGCAACCTCAACCTGTCCGACTGGGACGGTCTGGCCGATTTCTTAAAAGATTTCAAGCCTGAAGAGATGACTATGAACGTTCTTCCGGGTCACCCGCAAAATATCCATGGAGCCAGCTACTGGGTCGCCGACATGGACGAGGCTCAATTAGTAATATCGCACAATCTGCTCTTCCTTGGAAGCAGCAGTAAGGATGCGCCCAAAATCGAGGTCCTGAACGGTTCCGGCATAACGGGAGCCGCGCGCAGGGCTGCAGTAAAATTGCAAAATGCGGGTTTTGAAGTAACCCACACGGATAATGCGCCGTCCGATTATCCTGAAGGCTGTATTATAACGCATAAAGGCAGAACTAAACCGGTTGAACAAATTGCAAAGCTGATGAACTGCAGTGACATTCGCGAGGAATCAAAGTTAGATAGTAAGAATAAAGCGGATATAACAGTTATCGTCGGACGAGACTACAGCGACTAGCAAGGAGTCAAAACTATCGAAACACAAGAAAAACTGGACACAGTAATTAGAATACTCAACGAGAAGAAGGCCGAAAATATCGAGGTGCTGGATGTAGCCAAGCGAACGCTTTTGGCTGACTATTTTGTGGTCTGCAGCGGCACATCCAATACCCATATCAAAGCCATCGCGGATGGGCTTTTGGTTGACGGCAAACAAGCCGGCCTGCGCAAGGACCATGCCGAGGGTTATACGCAGGCAAAGTGGGTCCTGGTAGACTACGGAGACGTGGTCGTGCATATATTCGCAGCCGAAGAGCGCGAGTATTACGACATCGAATCTCTCTGGAAAGAGGCCGCGGTCAAGCTGGAGCGAGAGACTCAATAAACCGCAGGATATGGAAATCAAACAAAAAACAGAATTTGACCGGCTGATGACCGCCGCGCATGTGCACAGGCGCAGAGGCGACTATGACGAGGCTGAGCGTACAATTAAGCAGGCTCTCGAACTCTCACCCGATGACTTGGGTGCGCGGGAGTTTGCCGCCGATATGCTCTTTGCCCGCGGCAAGTTGGAGCAGGCTGCCGAGGCATATAAGGCCATAATGTCAGCCGATAAGTCGTGCGCATCCGCTGAGGAAAAATACGCGAAGGCGATCCTGCAGATAGCCGAAGGCAAGCGTCAGCAGGACCTTCTGCATGACATATTG
Proteins encoded in this region:
- a CDS encoding GntR family transcriptional regulator; this translates as MAIGQMTNNHLYKAVYEALRGRIIAGDYLPGDALPSEPRLKEEFGVSTITVRRAIHELALDGLVEPRQGVGNIVREPADSSVVIGMSSFTTDVAHGRLRLVRTLLADEMIPAAPDIAERLHVQPGSVLRHLVRLDCEGNAPLSTDEVFIPPAFASAITNEIAASPTFMHLWQEASGLQLMRTDYEIWAEKSSFDDQQTLQITQDCPVLVTGELVQDNKDMPCAWIVSRYRADRGRLSGTVVLAQRKTERGVIGE
- a CDS encoding glutamate-5-semialdehyde dehydrogenase, with the translated sequence MSEVELICKKAKAAAPGLASLGAAVKDKALMAMADSFEANKAAIFDANKKDLTAAEKSGISPAMLKRLELTDKKISQMADGVRQIAALRDPVGETIDGYLRPNGMEVRRVRVPIGVIGIIYESRPNVTADAAAICLKSGNAVILRGGSEAINSNLAIAKLISDAITALGVPDGAVQIITTTDRAAARELMTMKPYVDCLIPRGGKGLIKTVIENSTIPVIEHGDGNCHVYVDGAADIKMAEEIVFNAKVQNPSVCNAMETLLVSEQIASEFLPVICKRLADAGVEIRADEKARAIVPGLKEATQEDWATEYLDLIIAIKTVSGIDEAIEHIGEYGSRHTEAIVTQDYSAARKFTNQVDAAAVFVNVSTRFTDGYEFGKGAEMGISTQKLHARGPMGIEEMTTYKYIVTGNGQLRG
- the nadD gene encoding nicotinate-nucleotide adenylyltransferase codes for the protein MASSEDKLFREKGFPKQQEATANHPTPNTCHLGVMGGTFDPIHYGHLILAEQARERFGLDKVLFITASDPPHKTGNDIAPALARHQMACLAVKDNAYFECSTIEIERGGTSYTIDTLLQLKQLYGDVDIRLLLGADEAAMLMSWRDPYGIQELAKIVVANRPGQEVQDTLKLLPDDFARNIEPLKMPGVDISSTDLRERVRSGKSIRYLVPESVENYIMNNGLYRG
- a CDS encoding LCP family protein, coding for MRGTSFWVIALVVVVGAALGVAGGSFLAVILPSMRATGTGWESLLNGPFGNKRQVRILMMGEDDTSKRNANGYGLSDTLVVMAIDTKTKEVRAVSIPRDTMVEIPNHGTCKINSANVHGGPKLAMQVVQNLLGVPIDYYVMTNTTGLRGLVDLVGGVYIVVDKDMHYNDNHGGLHINLHASPDKQLLSGREAEGYVRFRHDATGDSGYKMKDGKMVAAGRIVRQQYFMRALANRVLSISTKRGRADVLRQAYEKKYIMSNLNLSDWDGLADFLKDFKPEEMTMNVLPGHPQNIHGASYWVADMDEAQLVISHNLLFLGSSSKDAPKIEVLNGSGITGAARRAAVKLQNAGFEVTHTDNAPSDYPEGCIITHKGRTKPVEQIAKLMNCSDIREESKLDSKNKADITVIVGRDYSD
- the rsfS gene encoding ribosome silencing factor; translated protein: MRILNEKKAENIEVLDVAKRTLLADYFVVCSGTSNTHIKAIADGLLVDGKQAGLRKDHAEGYTQAKWVLVDYGDVVVHIFAAEEREYYDIESLWKEAAVKLERETQ